From Catharus ustulatus isolate bCatUst1 chromosome 6, bCatUst1.pri.v2, whole genome shotgun sequence, a single genomic window includes:
- the BDNF gene encoding brain-derived neurotrophic factor isoform X1, producing the protein MFHQVRRVMTILFFTMVISYFTCMKAAPMKEASLRGQGSLAYPGLRTHGTLESINGPNAGSRGLTSLADTFEHVIEELLDEDQDIQPSEGNKDADLYTSRVMLSSQVPLEPPLLFLLEEYKNYLDAANMSMRVRRHSDPARRGELSVCDSTSEWVTAAEKKTAVDMSGATVTVLEKVPVPKGQLKQYFYETKCNPKGYTKEGCRGIDKRHWNSQCRTTQSYVRALTMDNKKRVGWRFIRIDTSCVCTLTIKRGR; encoded by the coding sequence TTCCACCAAGTGAGAAGAGTGATGACCATCCTTTTCTTTACTATGGTTATCTCCTACTTCACTTGCATGAAAGCTGCCCCAATGAAAGAAGCTAGTCTAAGAGGACAAGGCAGCTTGGCTTACCCAGGTCTTCGGACCCATGGGACTCTTGAGAGCATAAATGGGCCCAATGCTGGTTCAAGAGGATTGACGTCGTTGGCAGACACTTTTGAACATGTCATAGAGGAGCTTCTAGATGAGGACCAGGACATCCAGCCCAGTGAGGGAAACAAGGATGCAGACTTGTATACTTCCCGAGTCATGCTAAGCAGTCAAGTGCCTTTGGAACCCCCACTGCTCTTTCTACTCGAGGAGTACAAAAACTACTTGGATGCTGCAAACATGTCCATGAGAGTCCGGCGCCACTCTGATCCAGCTCGCCGTGGGGAATTGAGTGTATGTGACAGCACAAGTGagtgggtgacagcagcagagaaaaagactGCAGTGGACATGTCCGGGGCAACTGTCACAGTCCTGGAAAAAGTTCCAGTACCCAAAGGCCAGCTGAAGCAATACTTCTATGAGACCAAATGCAACCCTAAGGGATACACAAAGGAGGGCTGCAGAGGCATTGACAAGAGGCACTGGAACTCTCAGTGCCGAACTACCCAGTCTTACGTGAGAGCTCTCACCATGGATAATAAAAAGAGAGTTGGCTGGCGCTTTATAAGAATAGACACTTCTTGTGTATGTACATTAACCATTAAAAGGGGAAGATAG
- the BDNF gene encoding brain-derived neurotrophic factor isoform X3 yields MTILFFTMVISYFTCMKAAPMKEASLRGQGSLAYPGLRTHGTLESINGPNAGSRGLTSLADTFEHVIEELLDEDQDIQPSEGNKDADLYTSRVMLSSQVPLEPPLLFLLEEYKNYLDAANMSMRVRRHSDPARRGELSVCDSTSEWVTAAEKKTAVDMSGATVTVLEKVPVPKGQLKQYFYETKCNPKGYTKEGCRGIDKRHWNSQCRTTQSYVRALTMDNKKRVGWRFIRIDTSCVCTLTIKRGR; encoded by the coding sequence ATGACCATCCTTTTCTTTACTATGGTTATCTCCTACTTCACTTGCATGAAAGCTGCCCCAATGAAAGAAGCTAGTCTAAGAGGACAAGGCAGCTTGGCTTACCCAGGTCTTCGGACCCATGGGACTCTTGAGAGCATAAATGGGCCCAATGCTGGTTCAAGAGGATTGACGTCGTTGGCAGACACTTTTGAACATGTCATAGAGGAGCTTCTAGATGAGGACCAGGACATCCAGCCCAGTGAGGGAAACAAGGATGCAGACTTGTATACTTCCCGAGTCATGCTAAGCAGTCAAGTGCCTTTGGAACCCCCACTGCTCTTTCTACTCGAGGAGTACAAAAACTACTTGGATGCTGCAAACATGTCCATGAGAGTCCGGCGCCACTCTGATCCAGCTCGCCGTGGGGAATTGAGTGTATGTGACAGCACAAGTGagtgggtgacagcagcagagaaaaagactGCAGTGGACATGTCCGGGGCAACTGTCACAGTCCTGGAAAAAGTTCCAGTACCCAAAGGCCAGCTGAAGCAATACTTCTATGAGACCAAATGCAACCCTAAGGGATACACAAAGGAGGGCTGCAGAGGCATTGACAAGAGGCACTGGAACTCTCAGTGCCGAACTACCCAGTCTTACGTGAGAGCTCTCACCATGGATAATAAAAAGAGAGTTGGCTGGCGCTTTATAAGAATAGACACTTCTTGTGTATGTACATTAACCATTAAAAGGGGAAGATAG